The Rhododendron vialii isolate Sample 1 chromosome 8a, ASM3025357v1 genome has a window encoding:
- the LOC131335404 gene encoding phosphatidylcholine:diacylglycerol cholinephosphotransferase 1-like, with amino-acid sequence MDAPFPTLPTPLSSLNHRHNQKPNGCIIDGVKAAAKMEGGDKKKKGYGGRGLFENASFMKWGTEDVLGVARHHPIPCCFAASLLMFMAVEYTLRMIPPSSEPFDLGFVATRPLHRALESRPNLNTLLAGLNTVFVGMQTGYILWTWLVEGRPRATISALFMFTFRGILGYSTQLPLPQGFLGSGVDFPVGNVSFFLFYSGHVAASVIASLDMRRVQRWELARTFDMLNVLQFVRLLATRGHYTIDLAVGVGAGILFDSLAGKYEESRKTPTIISITNGALFADAKKPIWEWDALNASLKCAEKGVGR; translated from the exons ATGGACGCACCCTTCCCCACCCTCCCCACTCCACTCTCTTCCCTCAACCACAGGCATAACCAAAAACCCAACGGCTGTATCATCGACGGCGTCAAAGCGGCCGCCAAAATGGAAGGCGGagataagaagaagaagggttaTGGCGGAAGAGGGTTGTTTGAGAATGCGTCGTTTATGAAGTGGGGAACGGAGGACGTGCTGGGCGTGGCGCGGCACCACCCGATACCGTGCTGCTTCGCGGCGTCGCTGTTGATGTTCATGGCGGTGGAGTACACGCTCCGCATGATCCCGCCGTCGTCGGAGCCGTTCGATCTGGGGTTCGTCGCCACGCGGCCTCTCCACCGCGCGCTAGAATCCCGGCCCAATCTCAACACCCTTCTCGCTGGCCTCAATACG GTGTTTGTGGGAATGCAGACAGGGTATATACTTTGGACGTGGCTGGTGGAAGGGAGGCCGAGAGCGACGATCTCGGCGCTGTTTATGTTTACGTTTAGAGGAATTCTGGGCTATTCTACGCAGCTTCCATTGCCTCAG GGGTTCTTGGGATCGGGTGTGGACTTTCCGGTTGGAAATGTATCGTTCTTCTTGTTCTATTCGGGCCACGTCGCTGCATCCGTGATAGCCTCGCTTGACATGAGACGGGTGCAGAGGTGGGAGTTGGCCCGAACTTTTGACATGCTCAACGTGTTGCAGTTCGTGAGGCTGCTGGCCACTAGGGGCCACTACACGATCGACTTAGCCGTGGGCGTTGGAGCCGGAATTCTGTTCGACTCCCTGGCCGGAAAATACGAGGAGAGCAGGAAAACGCCTACCATAATCAGTATCACCAACGGGGCTTTATTTGCTGACGCCAAGAAACCAATATGGGAATGGGATGCTCTGAATGCGTCTTTGAAGTGTGCAGAAAAAGGAGTGGGGAGGTAG
- the LOC131335403 gene encoding topless-related protein 4-like has product MSSSLSRELVFLILQFLDEEKFKDTVHMLEKESGFFFNMRYFEDAVTNGEWDDVEKYLSGFTKVEDNRYSLKIFFEIRKQKYLEALDKQDRAKAVEILCKDLKVFSTFSQDLFKEIALLLTLGNIRENEKLSKYGDALSARALLFVELKQLIEANPVFHDKLQFPMLKNSRLRTLINQSLNWQHQLCKNQKPNPDIKTLFVDHTCGQPNGARAPSSVTNHLMAMPKVGGFPPLGAHGPFQPAPGPAPLATSFGGWMVNASSVPHQVVSAGPTGITPSNAAVMLKRPRTPPPSNLAMDYQTADSEHMLKRSRPFGLSDEVNNLPVNMLPVTYPGQSPAHPLYTSNDLPKTVVANLNQGSAVKSMDFHPGQYTLLLVGTNIGDIALWEVANRERLAFRNFKVWELGRCTTTLQEALANEYTASVNRVAWSHDGVLFGVAYSKHIVHIYAYHGGDDIRNHLEIDAHVGNVSDLAFSRPNKELCIITCGEDKSIRVWDAATGSKQYTFVGHEAPVYSVCPHTKENIQFIFSTGIDGKIKAWLYDNAGSRVDYDAPGHSCTTMAYSADGTRLFSCGTTKEGESYIVEWNESEGAVKRMYHGLGKRSVGVVQFDTTQNRFLAAGDDFLIKFWDMDNLSLLTTADAEGGLTASPCIRFSNSGILLAVSTSENSVKILANSIGVRLVRSIGSRAVDASNIASGTAAKNGDYQSLPDVKPKITDELSKSKIWELTEINEPSQLRSLRLPDILSVRIIRLIYTNSGGAILALAYNAIHKLWRWQRNERNSTGKATTSVPPQLWQPSSGILMTNDKCDANLEDVVPCFALSKNDSYVMSASGAKISLFNMTTFKTMTTFMPPPPAATFLAFHPQDNNIIAVGMEDSSIQIYNVRTDEVKIKLKGHQKRVTGLAFSNVLNVLVSSGADAQLCVWKTDGWEKQTSKFLQIPSGHTPTSLAQTRVQFHQDQVHLLVVHETQIAIHEAQKLECVKQWVPQESSVALTDATYSCDSQTIYASFDDGSVSVFTAATLRPRCHISPTAYLPSSPSARIYPLVVAAHPSDPHQVALGLTDGGVHVLEPLEAEGRWGTTPPVENGAGPAGPSITPAAASSDQASR; this is encoded by the exons GTTGGAGAAAGAGTCGGGGTTTTTCTTCAACATGAGGTATTTTGAGGACGCTGTGACTAACGGCGAGTGGGACGATGTGGAGAAGTACTTATCTGGGTTTACAAAGGTGGAAGATAACAGATACTCGTTGAAAATTTTCTTCGAGATCCGGAAGCAGAAATACCTTGAAGCACTCGATAA GCAAGATCGTGCCAAGGCTGTAGAGATTCTTTGCAAGGATTTGAAAGTCTTCTCTACTTTTAGTCAAGACCTATTTAAAGAAATAGCACTCCTTCTAACACTGGGAAATATTAG GGAGAACGAGAAACTTTCCAAATATGGAGATGCTCTGTCAGCCAGGGCTTTACTGTTTGTTGAGCTTAAGCAGCTGATTGAGGCAAATCCAGTATTTCATGATAAGCTTCAATTTCCGATGTTAAAGAACTCAAGGCTACGGACGCTAATTAATCAAAG TTTAAATTGGCAGCACCAGCTTTGCAAGAATCAGAAGCCAAACCCTGACATAAAAACACTTTTTGTGGACCATACATGTGGGCAACCTAATGGTGCTCGGGCTCCTTCCTCTGTTACTAACCATCTAATGGCCATGCCTAAAGTGGGTGGTTTCCCACCGCTTGGTGCTCATGGT CCCTTTCAGCCAGCACCAGGACCTGCACCTCTTGCGACATCTTTTGGAGGATGGATGGTTAATGCATCCTCTGTGCCTCACCAGGTTGTTTCTGCTGGGCCTACAGGCATAACTCCAAGTAATGCAG CAGTTATGCTGAAGCGTCCTAGGACGCCTCCCCCTAGCAATTTGGCAATGGACTATCAAACAGCAGATTCTGAGCACATGCTGAAGAGATCACGACCTTTTGGACTATCAGATGAG GTCAACAATCTCCCTGTTAATATGCTTCCTGTAACATATCCTGGTCAGAGTCCTGCCCATCCCTTGTACACTTCTAATGACTTGCCCAAGACAGTAGTCGCGAACTTGAATCAGGGTTCTGCTGTCAAGAGCATGGATTTCCATCCGGGGCAATATACTCTTCTTCTTG TTGGAACAAATATAGGGGACATTGCATTGTGGGAGGTTGCTAACAGGGAGAGGCTTGCTTTCAGAAATTTCAAAGTTTGGGAGCTTGGAAGATGTACAACGACTCTGCAG GAAGCTCTGGCCAATGAATATACCGCATCAGTGAACAGAGTGGCGTGGAGTCACGATGGCGTGCTTTTCG GTGTTGCATACTCCAAGCATATTGTGCACATTTATGCGTATCATGGGGGTGATGATATACGGAACCACCTGGAG ATTGATGCTCATGTTGGTAATGTTAGCGATCTTGCTTTCTCTCGTCCAAACAAAGAACTATGCATCATAACTTGTGGAGAGGACAAGTCTATTAGG GTGTGGGATGCTGCCACTGGTTCTAAGCAGTACACTTTTGTGGGTCATGAGGCACCTGTTTATTCTGTGTGCCCGCATACTAAGGAAAACATTCAG TTCATCTTTTCAACGGGTATTGATGGGAAGATTAAGGCTTGGTTATATGATAATGCGGGTTCAAGAGTTGATTATGATGCGCCAGGTCATTCTTGCACAACAATGGCTTACAGTGCTGACGGCACAAG GTTGTTCTCATGTGGGACTACTAAAGAAGGAGAATCATACATAGTAGAATGGAATGAAAGCGAAGGGGCTGTCAAGCGGATGTATCATGGCCTTGGGAAACGGTCTGTTGGGGTTGTGCAATTTGATACAACGCAAAATCGATTCTTGGCCGCAGGCGATGACTTTCTTATCAAATTTTGGGATATGGACAATCTTAGTCTATTGACAACTGCTGATGCAGAGGGTGGATTAACG GCTTCACCTTGCATTCGGTTTAGCAACTCAGGAATACTATTGGCTGTCTCAACTAGTGAGAATAGTGTAAAGATTCTTGCAAACTCCATTGGTGTAAGGCTTGTGCGGTCCATTGGAAGCCGTGCAGTTGATGCATCTAACATAGCTTCTGGAACTGCTGCAAAG AATGGAGATTACCAAAGTTTGCCAGATGTGAAGCCTAAAATCACAGATGAGCTGTCAAAGTCTAAGATTTGGGAGCTGACCGAAATCAATGAACCCTCTCAGCTTCGTTCATTGAGGCTTCCTGATATATTGTCAGTAAGG ATTATTAGGTTGATTTACACAAATTCAGGAGGTGCCATATTGGCATTAGCATATAATGCCATACACAAACTATGGAGATGGCAAAGGAATGAACGGAACTCGACAGGAAAG GCAACTACAAGTGTACCACCGCAGTTATGGCAACCTTCTAGTGGAATATTAATGACCAATGATAAATGTGATGCAAATCTTGAAGATGTTGTTCCATGCTTTGCACTTTCAAAGAATGATTCCTATGTCATGTCTGCTTCAGGAGCAAAAATTTCCCTGTTTAATATGACAACATTCAAG ACGATGACAACATTCATGCCGCCTCCACCTGCAGCAACATTCCTTGCCTTCCATCCGCAGGATAATAATATTATTGCCGTTGGCATGGAGGACTCTTCAATACAAATTTACAATGTTCGCACTGATGAG GTTAAAATCAAGCTTAAAGGGCATCAGAAGAGAGTAACTGGCCTTGCCTTCTCGAATGTTCTAAATGTTCTTGTATCATCTGGAGCTGATGCTCAG CTCTGCGTTTGGAAGACAGATGGATGGGAGAAGCAGACTAGTAAGTTCTTGCAAATACCATCTGGGCATACGCCAACTTCTCTTGCACAAACCCGTGTCCAATTTCATCAAGATCAAGTCCATCTGCTGGTGGTCCACGAAACCCAGATAGCGATACATGAGGCACAAAAGCTTGAATGTGTTAAGCAG TGGGTTCCGCAAGAGTCGAGCGTTGCACTCACGGATGCTACATACTCTTGTGATAGCCAAACAATATATGCCAGCTTTGATGATGGTAGTGTAAGCGTATTCACTGCTGCAACACTCAGACCAAGGTGTCACATTAGCCCCACTGCCTATTTACCTTCTAGTCCCAG CGCGAGGATATATCCACTTGTTGTTGCTGCCCATCCATCTGATCCTCATCAGGTTGCTTTGGGACTTACTGATGGTGGAGTTCATGTGTTGGAACCCTTAGAAGCTGAGGGAAGGTGGGGTACCACCCCACCAGTTGAAAATGGTGCTGGACCTGCTGGTCCTAGCATCACTCCTGCTGCAGCTTCTTCAGACCAGGCGTCAAGGTAA
- the LOC131335405 gene encoding palmitoyl-monogalactosyldiacylglycerol delta-7 desaturase, chloroplastic: MALMISPPLTAKPYSVSQPPRATVQTTVYLPRIYFHRSFHHSVKKGNLVHTILCSGNRALPVASATPLAAAETVPESNFGRIALSDVVVKRRRNVYWGRKWNSRDVGTASVVVLMHLLCFLAPFNFNWGAFWVAVGLYVATGLLGITLSFHRNLSHRSFKLPKWLEYFCAYCGAQALQGNPIDWVSTHRYHHQFCDSERDPHSPVEGFWFSHMSWLFDTSTIIERCGNPNNVGDLEKQPFYRFLRTTYVVHPVALALLLFAMGGFPFIVWGMGVRIVWVYHITWLVNSACHVWGKQAWNTGDLSRNNCWVALLAFGEGWHNNHHAFEYSARHGLEWWQIDMTWYAVRFFQAIGLATDVKLPTEAQKERMAFSNGKHFHLN, from the exons ATGGCTCTGATGATATCACCACCTCTCACTGCCAAACCATACTCCGTCTCACAACCGCCCCGCGCCACCGTGCAAACCACCGTTTACCTTCCCCGTATATACTTTCACCGAAGCTTTCATCACTCTGTAAAGAAAGGCAATTTAGTCCACACCATCCTATGTTCTGGTAACAGGGCATTGCCAGTGGCCAGTGCAACGCCGCTAGCGGCCGCGGAGACTGTGCCCGAGTCGAATTTCGGGCGGATTGCGCTGTCGGATGTGGTGGTGAAGCGGAGGAGGAATGTGTACTGGGGTCGGAAATGGAATTCGAGAGACGTCGGCACGGCAAGTGTCGTGGTTTTGATGCATTTGCTCTGTTTTTTGGCGCCGTTTAATTTCAATTGGGGTGCTTTTTGGGTTGCTGTGGGGCTGTATGTGGCGACTGGGCTTCTGGGTATTACTCTGTCGTTTCATAGGAATCTTTCTCACAGAAGTTTTAAGCTTCCCAAATGGCTCGAGTACTTTTGTGCATATTGTGGTGCTCAAGCGCTTCAG GGGAATCCAATTGATTGGGTGAGCACACATAGATACCACCACCAGTTTTGTGATTCTGAAAGAGACCCACATAGCCCAGTTGAAGGGTTTTGGTTTAGTCACATGAGTTGGCTCTTTGATACCAGCACTATCATTGAAAGG TGTGGAAACCCCAACAATGTGGGGGATTTAGAGAAGCAGCCCTTCTACAGGTTTCTGCGGACGACTTACGTTGTACATCCAGTTGCACTTGCACTTCTTCTCTTTGCAATGGGAGGATTTCCCTTCATCGTTTGGGGAATG GGTGTAAGGATTGTTTGGGTGTACCACATCACTTGGCTTGTGAACTCAGCTTGTCATGTATGGGGAAAGCAGGCATGGAACACTGGTGACCTGTCCCGGAACAACTG CTGGGTCGCCTTGCTTGCATTTGGAGAGGGTTGGCACAATAACCACCATGCTTTTGAGTACTCTGCTCGCCACGGGCTCGAATGGTGGCAGATTGATATGACTTGGTATGCCGTGAGGTTCTTCCAAGCCATCGGATTGGCAACGGATGTGAAATTACCGACCGAGGCTCAGAAGGAAAGGATGGCTTTCAGCAATGGAAAACATTTCCACTTGAATTAA